The DNA sequence CGTAAAATACCAGTCCATGTTTTGCGGCGTACATGTCGTGTAAGTTGCTTTGTCAAAAACAAAAATATCGGTATTTTCAATAGTCAGTTTTTTGGCGGAGCCATTACCACGAGTGTCGCGAAGTTCATATTTAGGAGCCTCCATCTGACCTTCACGTGCATCCACTTTAAATTGGGCAGTTGGACCTTTAAAAGTAGTATTCCCTTTTGTTAACTCTGCATTCCCTACCAAATCTGCAATATCGGTATCGGGGTCATAAATAATTTCATCCGCTTTAATGACTCCGCCGTTACGACGTATTTGCGCTCGACCCTTGAGTTTCATTTTGCGATCAACTACACCCTCAATGACATCGCTTGATGTAAATGTTAGCGCCTTACTGTCGTCTATCGGAACTCCAGTTCGTAACTGATCATCTAACTTCAAAACGGTGACATTTCCACGATCGGGCAACAAAACTGTATTAGCACCAGCCTGCGAATTTTGGGGCAAAGGAGCGGGGGCCTGAGCGTGTCCATGAAGAGAAAATTGCAGCAATACCACCCCCGTTATTACGCGTAGGGTTGCATGCAAAAAAAGAGGGGCGCAAAGGCCGGCGCGACGGCGATAATGACTCATAGATCCAGACCCGCCTTATTATACGAATCGACCATGACTGACTCACGCCTAAACCCCCTCCGTAACTGGCTAAAAGCCCTAGAACCTAGCTGGCAATTAGATCTTGACTCTTTGGTGCCGGCCTCGGCTGATGCCAGCTTTCGACGCTATTTCCGAATTACCACTAAAAACCCCAATTTTGGGACTTTGATCGTAATGGATGCGCCACCCCAACATGAGCCCTTAGATGCCTTTATCAAGGTCGATTTATTGCTCTCGGAGGCAGGCTTAAATGTGCCAAAAATACTCGAGCAAAATATTGCTGAAGGTTTCTTACTATTAAATGATTTGGGGACAAAAACTTATCTTGCCGAACTGAATAATGAGACTGCAGATATTCTCTATAAAGATGCAACCGATGCGCTAGTTTTAATGCAGTTAGCAAGCAAGCCTGATGTTTTACCAAACTATGACGAAGCATTGTTACAACGTGAGCTCGATTTACTTCCTGAATGGTATTTAAAGAAACATCTCGGTATTGAGCTTAATGCACAGCAAATAGAGCAATTAAAAAAATCGTTTGAGCTCATTATTGAAAATAATTTAGCACAAGCAAAAGTCTATGTTCATCGCGATTATCACTCGCGCAATTTAATGGTGACAGAAGAACATACTCCTGGAGTAATTGACTTTCAGGATGCAGTGTATGGCCCCATTACTTACGACGCTGCTTCTTTATGGCGAGATGCATACATCTCATGGCCAGAAGAGAGAGTGATTGATTGGGTCATCAAATTCTGGGAAGCAGGTCGTAAAGCAGGATTACCAATGCCAAATGATTTTGGTCAGTTCTATCGTGATTTTGAATGGATGGGTTTGCAGCGCCACCTCAAGGTTCTCGGCATCTTTGCGCGTCTATATCATCGCGATGGCAAGGATGGGTATCTCAAAGACATCCCACTCGTGCTTGAATATGCAATTGCAACAGCCAACCGTTATATTGAACTAAAGCCTTTAGCTCGTATTCTAGAATCGACCCGCATTCATAAAGACTAGTTAGATATACATGATGAATAAGAGCAATCTCATTCCTTGTTTTTTGCTTGCCGCCGGCAGAGGTGAGCGTATGCGCCCTCTCACGGATACCTTACCCAAACCCTTGTTAACCATTCAGAAAAAATCTTTGTTGACTTGGCATTTAGAAGCTTTAGCTAAGGCAGGAATTCAGAATGTCGTCATTAACCATGCTTGGTTGGGTGAAAAAATTGAGGAGGCCCTCGGGAATGGCCAGCAATTTGGTCTTCATATCCAGTATTCACCTGAAGGTAGCGCCCTAGAGACTGCTGGCGGCATTTGCAAAGCACTCCCTATGATTGCCCCCGAAGACTATTTCCTAGTCATCAATGGCGATGTATTTAGCCCGAATTTGCCTGTAAGCATGCTATTAGAAACAGCTTCTAGAATGCGTGCTGACCCTAGTAAGCCATTGGCCCACTTAATCATGGTTCCCAACCCAGTGCAGCACCCTGAAGGGGATTTTTACCTGCAAGACTCCGCCGTGGGAGACACTGAATCCGTAGAGAGCGAAAAGCTAACCTTCTCAGGGATTGGGATTTATCACAAAGACCTCTTTAAAGACCTGGAATTTGGAACTCCTGCCAAGCTAGCCCCCTTGCTGAGAACCGCGATGGAGCAAAATAAAGTGAATGGTGAAAAATATACCGGTCCATGGCACGATGTAGGTACGCCACAACGCTTACAAGAGCTCAATGCAGCATATGAATAAATCGGATATTTATCAACTTCGTCGAAGTGAATTAGCAAAACAAATATTTGCTAAGACTGGCGGAGGAATTGCAGTTATTTCTACTGCACCTGAAATTGCTCGTAACCGCGACAGTGAATTTCCATATCGTCACGATAGCGACTTTTACTACCTGACAGGTTTTGAAGAGCCGGGCGCTACACTCCTAATGAAAGTGCATGGTGACGGAAAGCGCTTTCAACTTCAATCTCACTTATTTTGTAGACCCAAAGATCCCGAGCGAGAAATTTGGGATGGCATTCGTCTTGGCCCTGAAGCAGCGCCTGAAATATTAGGCATTGAATTTGCACACAGTAACCAAGAGTTGGACCAAAAACTAGGCGACCTGTTGGCCGATCAAGATGCAGTTTATATTCGCCTTGCAGAAAGCGCTGAGGCTGATAGACGCTTGCGTCATTGGATGAAACGGGTCCGAGGACAAGCGCGCTCAGGTGTAAATCCACCATCTGAATTTCATGATGTCGAGGCGCTTATTCATGAAATGCGTCTATTTAAAGATGAGCATGAAATTGACATCATGCGACGTGCTGCTGCTATC is a window from the Polynucleobacter sp. MWH-Aus1W21 genome containing:
- a CDS encoding aminoglycoside phosphotransferase family protein — protein: MTDSRLNPLRNWLKALEPSWQLDLDSLVPASADASFRRYFRITTKNPNFGTLIVMDAPPQHEPLDAFIKVDLLLSEAGLNVPKILEQNIAEGFLLLNDLGTKTYLAELNNETADILYKDATDALVLMQLASKPDVLPNYDEALLQRELDLLPEWYLKKHLGIELNAQQIEQLKKSFELIIENNLAQAKVYVHRDYHSRNLMVTEEHTPGVIDFQDAVYGPITYDAASLWRDAYISWPEERVIDWVIKFWEAGRKAGLPMPNDFGQFYRDFEWMGLQRHLKVLGIFARLYHRDGKDGYLKDIPLVLEYAIATANRYIELKPLARILESTRIHKD
- the murU gene encoding N-acetylmuramate alpha-1-phosphate uridylyltransferase MurU, whose product is MNKSNLIPCFLLAAGRGERMRPLTDTLPKPLLTIQKKSLLTWHLEALAKAGIQNVVINHAWLGEKIEEALGNGQQFGLHIQYSPEGSALETAGGICKALPMIAPEDYFLVINGDVFSPNLPVSMLLETASRMRADPSKPLAHLIMVPNPVQHPEGDFYLQDSAVGDTESVESEKLTFSGIGIYHKDLFKDLEFGTPAKLAPLLRTAMEQNKVNGEKYTGPWHDVGTPQRLQELNAAYE